GCAAAAAATGGCCAAGGCCCAAAGGCCCAGGAGGGAAGCTAACGTATAAGAAAAGAGAAAAAGGTGCCTGAAACTCCAAGGAAGGAGTGAGAGAGGACTAGTATTTGATTTGATATATTCCCTTTTACTGAGGAGAGTCGTTGCGCCTGCCTTGTCAACCCACCACCACTCCAAGCTCCCCCGTTTCTCAATTCTCTCTACTCAAAGGTACTCCATCGAATTCTCATCAATATCAATTTCTTTTTTTCGTTCTTCATAACGATTCATAGTCTGATCGATTCCCTTTTCAATTTCTACCTGCTTTGGTTGTTTCTGTTTGATAAAGCAAAAGCAAAAGAAAAGTCATCATCAACTGCTAAAACAAATTTAACAAGAAGAGCAAGCAATTAAGTCATGGATTAGATTATTGACCGCTCTTAGTGCAGCAAAACAGTTCCATGTTATGCTTTCCGTAATAGGGTTTTTGATTATCGAGGGATTTTGGGAACGGAAAGAGAGAGGTTTAGCTAATTAAGGTTTATTATCCTTGCATTTTTTGCTTTTTCTTGATCTTGATTCTTCGGTGTTTCGCAAAGAAACGAGTCTCTTGTTCTTGTTTCGAAGAAAGAACCAGAGTAATGATATATTTTTGTTTTATCCTTCTGCTGGGTGCCTGAGAATACAGAGGAAAATCATTTCTATCTTTCTTTTTGTTTTTAATGATTACTGTAATTGGGTTTCATATGAAGAATCGGAGTTTGTATCTGTCTCCCTCTTCTTTTGTTCTGAACAGTTGTTAGTACATAATGTTTCTTATATTCTCTGTTCAAGAAAATTGTATTATCTATGTGTTTAGGCATTTGGATAACTCATTTTCTTATGCTGCCGTAGCTAATTTAGATTTCCTCTGAACTTCAGGATAACGTGCAGCAAGATTTTGTTTTCGATTTGAACAAAAGTTGTGAAGATGAGTGATAATTTGATGGAGAAAGTAAGTGCTTTTGGTGAACGCCTCAAGATTGAAGGTAGTGAAGTAGGTCGGAAGATGAGTGCCAGCTTGAGCTCAGTGAGCTTCAAGGTGAAGGAGCTTTTCCAAGGTCCAAACCAAGGAGATAAGATCGTTGAAGAGGCCACCTCAGAGGCACTTGATGAACCTGACTGGGCGTTGAATCTTGAGATTTGTGACATGATCAATACTGAAAGAGTTAACAGTGTTGAATTGATCCGTGGAATTAAAAAGCGGATTATGTTGAAGAATCCCAGGGTTCAGTATCTCTCTTTGGTACTGCTTGAAACAGTTGTTAAAAATTGTGAGAAGGCTTTCTCAGAGATAGCAGCTGAGAGAGTTCTTGATGAGATGGTGAAACTGATTGATGACCCTCAGACTGTTGTTAATAATCGCAACAAGGCTTTGGTGCTAATTGAAGCATGGGGCGAATCAACTGGGGAGCTCCGCTATCTGCCTGTTTATGAGGAAACATACAAGGTATCTGTATAATTTTGGGTCCTGTTTAGAATCTTGTGGAAGTTCTCTTGACATTCTGTTCTTCCTTAACAAAGAAAAGAAAGCAAAGTTTTCTAGCAACTTAAATAGTATACCATATTTTATGATACACGTGTTGGTGATGTTCAATGCTTCCAATGGCTGTTTCTGGCCTCCATCACATGGTGTGCTGCAGCCGTGGGCTTTCTATTATAGTTTCAAGCTATTAATACTGTGTTATGCTTGGAACATTTTGTTTTCAGAGTTTAAGATCAAGGGGTATTCGGTTCCCTGGTCGTGACAATGAGAGTTTGGCACCTATTTTCACTCCCCCTCGTTCAGTTTCAGCTTCAGAGTTAGATGCTAGTCTCTCGCAGCAGATTCCAGTTGATATTCCAGTGCAAAGCTTTACCCCTGAACAATCAAAGGAAGCATTTGACGTTGCAAAAAACAGTATTGAGCTTCTTAGTACTGTTCTTTCTTCCTCACCCCAACAAGATGCTCTACAGGTAATTTCGTCTTGTTTTTCCACTTGCATATTCCATTTGAAAGTTATCTGTTTAGGTATATAGAAAGTCTATGCAATTTTTTGCTCGTGGCATTGGGTTGGCTATGCAAACGGCCATTTGCTTGCAGAGTTATATTTTTTTTTGGCTCATACAATCATGATATCAATAGGCTATGTCCTCCCAGATGAATTGTATCTATGTTTTGCACTTTGTGATCTCTAGAGATATAAGGGTTGTTTGTGGATAAGCTAGTTGTTAAGAAACTGGAAACTAAGAAGTGAAAACTTTGTTTGGTGTTGTACAATTGATATGGATTTGGTTGTTTTCACCCTGTTGGCAGGATGACCTGACAACCACACTAGTGTACCAATGCCGTCAGTCTCAAGCAACTGTGCAGAGAATTATAGAGTCAGCTGGAGAGAATGAGGCCCTACTGTTTGAAGCGTTAAACGTGAATGATGAGATCCATAAAGCTCTATCTAAGTATGAAGAAATGACAAAGCCTTCTGTTGCTCACCAGCAGCCAGAACCTGCAATGATACCTGTTGCTGTGGAGCCTGACGAATCACCCATTCACGGCAAAGAGGATTCCTTGATCAGAAAACCAGCCGCCTCTCGAGGTGCCCATGGAGGGATCAACGACGACATGATGGATGATCTGGATGAGATGATATTTGGCAAGAAAGGCGGGAGTTCAACGGAAGGAGGCCAAGATCCAAAGAAACAGCAGCCACCGTCAAAGGATGACCTGATCAGCTTCTGAGCTGCTGCTTCTATAAGCTTCTAAATTCCATGTCTATTTAGGTGTTCATTGTTGGAGACATGGAATATGGTGGTTTTACAAACCTGAAATTCATGAACATTAGTCTCTTTTTTCCCCTGTTTTCTCAGTACATTGACCATTGTTATCTGCACATCTTGTGTAATTAAATTTCTGTTAAGTTTGGTTTCATAGCAACCTGATGGGAGTTGTATAAGTAACTATTTTTATGTTTTTGTACACCCAGAGTCCTTAGACTTTCCATGTTTATGAATTGGCATATTTTTTCTTTTGATTTGGTAAACAACTCAAATCCTACGGTTAGTCTTTCACGAGTCGAACTCATAAGTTTTCATTACTGGGGATATTTTTTATTTATTTTTTGAATAAACTGGGCATACTTAAATGAAGAAAGAAAATTAATAATAAATAAGATTGCAATCTCACAAATGAACCACACTTTGCAAACTCAGAATCTAATTGAGAAAGCCTTACTAAGTAGAGCAGAGTGAAGAAGCACAGAGAATGTGAGAAGAAGAAGCAGCAATGAGAAAGCAAATGGCAAGACCCAAATCCCCAGTTCTAGTATTGACCCTCGTTTTGGCGGGTCTCTCCCTCCTCTTCTTCATCCTCCTCTCTTTCCGCAGCAGCAGCGACGGATTCTCCTCCGATGGGCCCCTCCACCCGAACCCGATTTACAAACCCGAAACCTCCTTCGTCGCTTCCCTGGAGCGCTTCCTCCTCGCTCCTCACAACTCCCAAACGACGACGCACCAAGATCCTGAACACGTCGACGACGAGCGACTCTATTCAGATCCGTACTACCCACTCAGCATGCCTCTTCGGGTTTACGTCTACGACATGCCGTCCAAGTTCACCTACGATCTCCTCCGCCTCTTCATCACCTCCTACAAGGACACCTCCAATCTCACCTCTAACGGAAGCCCCGTCCACCGCCTCATCGAGCAGGTTTGTTTTTCTTCTACTTTTCTACCATTTTAGGTCTACTTGATTCATGATTCATTCAAAAGAGGTAAGAGGTAATCTTGTGAATCATAGAAACTTTTTCAATTCAGTTCAATTTGATTAGTGCAACTTGTAATGGTGCAGCATTCCATTGACTACTGGCTGTGGGCGGATTTGATAGCGCCGGAGTCGGAGAGGCTGCTGAAAAGCGTGGTGAGAGTGCGTCGGCAGGAGGAGGCGGACCTGTTCTACATCCCCTTCTTCACCACCATCAGCTTCTTCTTGATGGAGAAGCAGCAATGCAAATCGCTTTACAGGGTCTGACTGCACCTCCAAGGTTTTTACTTATTAGCTAGCACTCTAGGTAGTAATGCACTACTGACTTTACTGTGAACTGCTTTGTAATAGCTTATGTTGTGATATTGTGTTTGTTATGATAGGAAGCTCTCAAGTGGATCACTGATCAGCCTGCGTGGAACCGGTCCGGAGGAAGGGATCATATCATTCCAGTTCATCATCCTTGGTCATTTAAGTCTGTTCGCCGATCGGTTAAGAATGCTATTTGGCTGCTTCCTGATATGGACTCTACGGGAAACTGGTGATTATGTTGATGGATTGCAGTTTATGTTTACAACTTGTTGGAACTGGTGGGCGGGTCTAATCGTTTATTCTACCTGTAGGTACAAGCCAGGACAAGTTTATCTCGAGAAAGACCTCATTCTTCCTTATGTTGCCAATGTTGATTTATGCGATGCCAGATGTGTATCTGAGACTCAATCCAAGAGAACTACTCTGCTCTTTTTCCGTGGGCGGCTTAAAAGAAATGCTGTAAGAATTTTGATATTTGGAAATGGACTTCTTTGATATTAATTCTATTGTTAGGATGTAATGCTTTAGTTTGTGTTCTTGATTCATTTCTGGTGGCAGAGAAAGCTTCTCTTCCGATGTTTTTGTTGCGTTCTCAAAACTCTTGTATTTCAAATGTTATAATTGTTTAACGTACTCTAATTCCAGGGAGGGAAGATACGTGCAAAACTTGTAGCAGAACTTAGTGGGGCTGAGGGTGTATCTATAGAGGAGGGGACAGCCGGAGAAGGAGGAAAGGCAGCAGCTCAGACTGGAATGCGCAAGTAAAATTTCTTAGATCCTTACTCCATTTTATGATGCGGTCTAACTGTGCTGTTACTTTTCTAAGTTGGTTGTGTTACTTTATCTGTCAGGTCTACCTTTTGCTTAAACCCAGCTGGTGATACTCCATCGTCCGCTAGATTATTTGATGCCATTGTTAGTGGTTGCATACCGGTCATAGTTAGTGATGAGTTGGAACTTCCTTTTGAAGGAATACTGGATTATAGAAAGGTATGTATAACACATAAGACTTTGCTTATAGTTTAAGGAGATTGATTTCAGCACTCTATTTCACAAAGATAATGTCTGCTGAAGTCCATACGACATGGCATTTACTTGTATGATTTTCCGTACACCCATTTCACTCAGCAGTTGTTTTTTGTAATTTTGCATGCAGATTGCTTTATTTGTTTCTTCCAGTGATGCTGTTCAACCAGGTTGGCTTTTAACATATCTTAGAAATATAAGCCCTGCTCAAATTGAAAAAATGCGCCAGAATCTTGTTAAGGTATGTGACTGCTAAGATATTTGTATAGTTTGTGAAAGGCATGCTAGGCGCATGCATTTTTAGGCTCTTTATTTTAGGTTTTTGTGGTAGAACTATAGTATACTTCTGTTTGTTATCTTTGACCTTACAAGATCAAACTGTTTGCATAAAAGAAGCAAGGGGTAAAGAAAACAACCAATAGTTTAAAATACTGGATTCCTTGTTGTCTAGAAAAGTCGACTAGTTGCGATGCTGATTTGATTTCACTTTTTTAGTTTTGCGTTGAGAAATGGCACTTTTATACTGGTTTTTGCTGAGCTACATAGCTGGGGTACTTATTTAGTTGGTTTCTATCTTTTGCCAGTACTCGAGGCATTTCATATATTCAAGTCCTGCTCAACCTTTGGGTCCAGAAGACTTGGTTTGGAGAATGGTATGATCTTCTTGCTTCATAAACCAGAACTGTGATGCATTCATGTTCAATGCAGTTGCATGTAGTGTCCCATCCCAGGTTTAGAATGATTGATTAAGTTTTGTTCCTGTGGTGCAACAGATGGCTGGTAAGTTGGTGAACATCAAGCTTCACACTAGGAGATCTCAGCGTGTTGTGAAAGAGTCGAGAAGCATCTGCACTTGTGATTGCAGACGCCCCAACTCCACCACCTCAGGTCACTTGTTGTAAAAATAAACCACTCTCCCACTCACTATTGTGCTTGGAGTAACATGAGGGGGGAGATTCACCTACTGTTGCTGCAGGTGTCGTATCCTTTGGCCGTAGGGATCTGTTACTCATAGTGGAAATTTGATATACACTGCCGTTTGAATGCGTGTAATTGGTTTGTGTCTCAGTACCCCCTGATATTTTGTAGCTAGTACCCCAGGGAAGGCCATAGTAGCTCTACATCTCTAATTCTCTATCTTTGTTTTGCAAATTGCAATCCTAGTCCTGTACATTGGTCTGTCATTCCTTCGAGTAACCATACGTGGTAGCAGTAGTAAACAGTCCGGGCCAATAAACCATAACAGTGGAATGATTTCGACCCGGCCCGAGTTGCTCAAACATGCGGCCACAGCTGAGCCGAGCTGATCCAGTTGTCGCTGTCACTGGCCAGGTCGAAGCCCAAAAGCGGCCAACGTTGGAGTTCAAAATTTGAAATGGGCGTGTTGTGTCCAAGTAGAGTCCTAGTCCTACGTGGGAAAGGGTCCATGTGGGCGGTGGGCCCTACACGGTGATTTATCGATGATCAAGCCATGTGCGACGTGCCGAACATTAATCGGGATG
Above is a window of Fragaria vesca subsp. vesca linkage group LG7, FraVesHawaii_1.0, whole genome shotgun sequence DNA encoding:
- the LOC101295374 gene encoding TOM1-like protein 2-like encodes the protein MSDNLMEKVSAFGERLKIEGSEVGRKMSASLSSVSFKVKELFQGPNQGDKIVEEATSEALDEPDWALNLEICDMINTERVNSVELIRGIKKRIMLKNPRVQYLSLVLLETVVKNCEKAFSEIAAERVLDEMVKLIDDPQTVVNNRNKALVLIEAWGESTGELRYLPVYEETYKSLRSRGIRFPGRDNESLAPIFTPPRSVSASELDASLSQQIPVDIPVQSFTPEQSKEAFDVAKNSIELLSTVLSSSPQQDALQDDLTTTLVYQCRQSQATVQRIIESAGENEALLFEALNVNDEIHKALSKYEEMTKPSVAHQQPEPAMIPVAVEPDESPIHGKEDSLIRKPAASRGAHGGINDDMMDDLDEMIFGKKGGSSTEGGQDPKKQQPPSKDDLISF
- the LOC101295662 gene encoding probable glucuronoxylan glucuronosyltransferase IRX7-like, which codes for MRKQMARPKSPVLVLTLVLAGLSLLFFILLSFRSSSDGFSSDGPLHPNPIYKPETSFVASLERFLLAPHNSQTTTHQDPEHVDDERLYSDPYYPLSMPLRVYVYDMPSKFTYDLLRLFITSYKDTSNLTSNGSPVHRLIEQHSIDYWLWADLIAPESERLLKSVVRVRRQEEADLFYIPFFTTISFFLMEKQQCKSLYREALKWITDQPAWNRSGGRDHIIPVHHPWSFKSVRRSVKNAIWLLPDMDSTGNWYKPGQVYLEKDLILPYVANVDLCDARCVSETQSKRTTLLFFRGRLKRNAGGKIRAKLVAELSGAEGVSIEEGTAGEGGKAAAQTGMRKSTFCLNPAGDTPSSARLFDAIVSGCIPVIVSDELELPFEGILDYRKIALFVSSSDAVQPGWLLTYLRNISPAQIEKMRQNLVKYSRHFIYSSPAQPLGPEDLVWRMMAGKLVNIKLHTRRSQRVVKESRSICTCDCRRPNSTTSGHLL